One genomic segment of Impatiens glandulifera chromosome 6, dImpGla2.1, whole genome shotgun sequence includes these proteins:
- the LOC124943069 gene encoding putative disease resistance protein RGA4, giving the protein MADPATITSGLLSNLVPLIQDEFKLIYGFDKEVEKLLGTLSAINAALEHAEIKDAWKKDKQTEDWLWKLKDVVYEVQDIMDDCTYADLRLQVNRRNASSSTWIKVINSITRPFISTRTRLKVGHKIKDVQEKLNQISSDCQKLHLRESIHDKFTSRWCETISLSSCNKVYGRDMEKKKIIDILVNNTSGACADKKLSVLPIVGIGGLGKTTLAQTVFNDEKIAKHFETKIWVCVSDEFDIQLVMKAILEEKAEARSEELQKKVREKLSGKRYLIVLDDVWNENFEAWAQLKSILDCGSNGAFVLTTTRKKNVATIMETIQHIQIPLLSDEDCWLLFEERAFMCGTPKTQNFVDIGKEIAKKCKGVPLVAKTFGGQLGFKSDINEWGKIRDNEIWETQNEESDLLPILRLSYYDLPYHLRRCFVFCAIFPKDAEIKKERLIQLWMAHGLIPTVINQEMEDIGNTIWKELCWRSFFQDEKSDQYGIYETCKMHDLMHDLAQSVMKNECYTLDVNSSSDGLRREIRHVSTMVDEFVKTPVRSLKKIGGLQSLMLNDRDVYLDVKIQQICLSVLKKLSALRVLQLSCNVHLEYVGCLKHLRYLDISENIWIRTLPDSICDLLNLQTLKLNKCYRLKSLPRNTKDLISLRHLYLEGCDRLKYMPRGMGKLKHLKTLSLFVISSKGRDCQLDELKELDIGGSLKLKNLGRVSDTSMKRGISMARKTNINELELEWRSLYEDKEGKNTRDEKIGEALEVSTARLKILIMSGYEGENFPKWLELKGLDNVNTIASSSVDNEMIVLFPLLEELEIWSMKNLRELVSPSCWSAGAFPNLTKLAIWYCPKLGALPPHLKALKDVTFIGECSDELLYSIWNLSGTLTHLKLSGLNNDVEHGIFSVNNNMNGIEVVLFPLLEELKIGGMNNLRELVSPNCWSTGAFPNLFKLDISYCPKLGALPPHLKSLKEVYIWGECSDELLYSISNLSALTRLTLVGLNERSVLFGAGYKALMFDDEMPSTSSSSSNNNSEAQLGGRGRSTFQSLQSLRISYCKKLRRLFDEGMISKISGCQNKHFINSLTELDIRICPELMISVEEFVGNLNINNNSLQRLTIWNCPKLVSSEEADDVIVLLRSLRTRLKFFRVLLEEE; this is encoded by the coding sequence ATGGCTGATCCAGCAACTATAACCAGTGGTTTGCTTTCAAATTTGGTACCTCTGATTCAGGATGAATTCAAGTTGATTTATGGTTTTGATAAGGAGGTTGAAAAGCTATTGGGCACGCTATCTGCAATTAATGCCGCACTTGAACATGCTGAGATAAAGGACGCGTGGAAGAAGGACAAACAAACGGAAGATTGGTTGTGGAAGCTCAAAGATGTGGTGTATGAGGTTCAAGACATCATGGATGACTGCACCTATGCAGATCTTCGTCTTCAAGTCAACAGGCGTAATGCCTCCTCTTCAACCTGGATCAAGGTAATCAACTCAATAACCCGTCCTTTTATCAGTACTAGGACACGTCTAAAAGTTGGTCACAAAATTAAGGATGTTCAAGAGAAGCTTAACCAAATTTCTTCAGACTGTCAAAAGTTACATTTGCGTGAATCTATTCATGACAAATTTACTAGTCGTTGGTGTGAAACCATATCTCTTTCTAGTTGTAATAAAGTATATGGGAGAGATATGGAGAAGAAAAAGATTATTGATATTCTGGTCAATAATACATCTGGTGCTTGTGCCGATAAAAAACTATCTGTTCTACCCATTGTTGGAATTGGGGGTCTTGGTAAAACAACACTTGCTCAAACGGTCTTCAACGATGAGAAGATTGCTAAGCATTTTGAAACCAAAATCTGGGTTTGTGTTTCTGATGAATTTGATATTCAATTGGTGATGAAAGCCATCTTAGAAGAAAAGGCGGAAGCACGCTCAGAAGAATTGCAGAAAAAAGTTAGAGAAAAATTGAGCGGGAAAAGATATTTAATTGTATTGGATGATGTTTGGAATGAAAACTTTGAGGCATGGGCACAGTTGAAATCTATCTTGGACTGTGGATCAAATGGTGCGTTTGTCCTTACCACGACACGGAAAAAAAATGTGGCAACAATTATGGAAACGATTCAACATATTCAGATACCATTGCTCTCTGACGAGGATTGTTGGCTACTCTTTGAAGAGCGTGCATTTATGTGTGGGACACCCAAAACTCAAAACTTTGTTGATATTGGAAAAGAAATAGCTAAAAAATGTAAAGGTGTTCCCTTAGTTGCCAAGACATTTGGAGGACAATTGGGCTTTAAAAGTGATATAAATGAATGGGGTAAAATAAGAGATAATGAGATATGGGAGACTCAAAATGAAGAATCTGATCTTTTGCCTATTCTAAGGTTGAGTTACTATGACCTTCCTTATCATTTGAGAAGATGCTTTGTGTTTTGTGCTATATTTCCCAAGGATGCTGAAATAAAAAAGGAGAGATTAATCCAATTGTGGATGGCCCATGGTTTAATTCCTACAGTTATAAACCAAGAAATGGAAGATATTGGGAATACAATTTGGAAAGAGTTGTGTTGGAGATCCTTTTTTCAAGACGAGAAATCAGATCAATATGGAATTTATGAAACATGTAAGATGCACGATCTTATGCACGATCTTGCCCAATCTGTTATGAAAAATGAATGTTATACGTTGGATGTTAATAGCTCAAGTGATGGTTTAAGACGAGAAATTCGCCATGTGTCGACAATGGTTGATGAATTTGTCAAAACACCGGTTCgttctcttaaaaaaattggaGGATTGCAATCACTAATGCTCAATGACAGAGATGTTTATCTAGATGTCAAAATACAGCAGATTTGTTTGAGTGTCTTGAAGAAACTTTCGGCTCTACGTGTCCTTCAACTGAGCTGCAATGTGCATTTAGAATATGTGGGATGTCTAAAACATCTTAGATACTTAGACATTTCCGAAAATATTTGGATAAGAACATTACCGGATAGTATTTGCGATCTCTTGAACTTACAAACTTTGAAACTCAATAAGTGTTATAGGCTTAAAAGTTTGCCCAGAAATACGAAAGACCTTATTAGTCTGCGGCATCTTTATTTGGAGGGGTGTGATAGATTAAAATATATGCCTAGAGGGATGGGGAAATTGAAACATCTGAAGACGTTAAGCTTGTTTGTGATAAGCAGCAAGGGGAGAGACTGCCAATTAGATGAATTAAAAGAATTGGATATTGGCGGATCATTGAAATTGAAGAACCTTGGAAGAGTTAGCGATACATCTATGAAAAGAGGGATAAGTATGGCTAGAAAAACGAATATCAATGAATTGGAGTTGGAATGGAGATCTCTTTATGAAGATAAAGAGGGCAAGAATACTAGAGAtgagaaaattggtgaagctctAGAGGTTTCAACTGCGAGGTTGAAGATTTTGATAATGAGTGGTTACGAAGGTGAAAATTTCCCTAAATGGCTTGAGCTTAAGGGCTTGGACAATGTGAATACGATTGCTAGTAGCAGCGTTGACAATGAAATGATAGTACTATTCCCTTTGTTAGAGGAATTGGAGATTTGGAGTATGAAGAATTTGAGGGAATTGGTGTCACCTAGCTGTTGGAGTGCTGGAGCATTCCCTAATCTAACCAAGCTGGCGATATGGTATTGCCCAAAGCTAGGGGCCTTGCCACCGCATCTCAAAGCACTCAAAGATGTAACTTTTATTGGTGAATGTTCGGATGAATTGTTATATAGCATCTGGAATCTTAGTGGTACTCTCACTCATCTGAAACTTAGTGGATTGAATAATGATGTGGAGCATGGAATATTCAGCGTCAACAACAACATGAATGGAATTGAAGTAGTGTTATTCCCTTTGTTAGAGGAACTGAAGATTGGTGGTATGAATAATTTGAGGGAATTGGTGTCACCTAACTGTTGGAGTACTGGAGCATTCCCTAATCTATTCAAGCTGGATATATCTTATTGTCCAAAGCTAGGGGCCTTGCCACCGCATCTCAAATCACTCAAAGAGGTATATATTTGGGGTGAATGTTCGGATGAGTTGTTATATAGCATCTCAAATCTCAGTGCCCTCACTCGTCTCACTCTTGTTGGATTGAATGAAAGAAGTGTTTTATTTGGAGCTGGTTATAAGGCATTAATGTTTGATGATGAGATgccatcaacatcatcatcatcgtcaaaTAATAATAGTGAAGCACAATTAGGAGGAAGAGGACGCTCAACTTTCCAATCTCTTCAATCTCTGCGTATTAGTTACTGCAAGAAGTTAAGGCGTTTGTTTGATGAGGGAATGATATCAAAGATTAGTGGCTGCCAGAACAAACACTTCATCAACTCTCTCACGGAATTGGATATTCGTATTTGTCCGGAGTTGATGATATCAGTTGAGGAATTTGTTGGAAAcctcaatattaataataattcactaCAGAGATTGACTATCTGGAATTGTCCTAAGTTGGTGTCTTCAGAAGAAGCGGACGATGTTATCGTACTCCTGCGTTCCCTTCGAACCAGACTTAAATTCTTCAGAGTTCTATTGGAAGAGGAATAG
- the LOC124942860 gene encoding trihelix transcription factor PTL-like, whose product MDGQYSMADITQFMNTITPADNYPSTLIPILSHHYDTPPMLTHQHHHHEAAAGAGASLVADAGPASTTTHGYFEVEPNTGRWPRQETLCLLEIRSKLDSKFKEANQKGPVWDELSRIMAEEHGYQRSGKKCREKFENLYKYYKKTKDGKAGRQDGKHYRFFKQLESIYGTEQLTNPNSESHFLGDMSSFRFQQQKTKQLISDRSNSSELDTSSTSNDQVLIQIKEFMDSQMRKLMEKQDEWLEKMMKTMDRKDEERVLKEEEWRKQDADRVEREYLFWAKEKAWIEARDASLMEALKKLTGNEQLNVRSGYEMNGPNIEHDQFAASCVSNGIQDSCFRFLMMGDGENLWGSYGLNLNKEENH is encoded by the exons ATGGACGGACAATACAGCATGGCTGATATCACCCAATTCATGAACACCATCACACCGGCCGATAATTATCCGTCGACTCTAATCCCGATATTATCCCACCACTACGATACGCCGCCCATGCTCactcatcaacatcatcatcacgaAGCAGCCGCCGGCGCCGGCGCAAGTTTGGTCGCCGACGCCGGTCCGGCGTCAACCACCACTCATGGATACTTTGAGGTGGAACCTAATACGGGAAGATGGCCACGTCAAGAGACTCTATGCTTACTTGAGATTAGATCCAAACTTGATTCCAAATTTAAAGAAGCTAATCAGAAAGGACCTGTTTGGGATGAACTTTCTAG AATCATGGCTGAAGAACATGGGTATCAAAGGAGTGGGAAGAAATGCAGAGAAAAGTTTGAGAATCTatacaaatattacaaaaaaaccAAAGATGGGAAAGCTGGTAGACAAGATGGAAAACATTATAGATTCTTCAAACAGCTTGAATCTATCTATGGTACAGAACAACTCACAAACCCTAATTCTGAATCTCATTTCCTTGGAGATATGAGTTCTTTTAGATTCCAACAACAAAAGACAAAGCAACTAATATCTGACCGTTCGAACTCTTCTGAATTAGACACCTCAAGTACTTCTAATGATCAAGTTCTAATTCAGATTAAAGAATTCATGGATTCTCAGATGAGAAAACTAATGGAGAAGCAAGATGAATGGTTAGAGAAAATGATGAAAACTATGGatagaaaagatgaagaaaggGTTTTGAAAGAAGAAGAATGGAGGAAACAAGATGCAGATAGGGTTGAGAGAGAGTACTTGTTTTGGGCAAAGGAAAAAGCTTGGATTGAAGCTAGGGATGCATCTTTAATGGAGGCTTTGAAGAAATTGACTGGAAATGAACAGTTGAATGTAAGAAGCGGTTATGAAATGAAtggaccaaatattgaacatgATCAATTTGCTGCTTCTTGTGTAAGTAATGGGATTCAAGATAGTTGCTTTAGGTTCTTGATGATGGGTGATGGTGAAAATTTGTGGGGAAGTTATGGTTTGAATCTCAACAAAGAAGAAAATCATTAA